One Synechococcus sp. Nb3U1 genomic window, GGCAAGGGCTGCGAAATCGGGTTGACTGGAAACAAGCCTGAATCAGAGACCTGAGCGGACACCTTTTCCGACCACGGGGAGCCCGACAGCCCAACCTGGGGTTGCGAGGAAGTGGCCTGTTTGGGGCTGTGATCATCCATTTGAGGATCCGCGTTGAAAAAAATAGCTCTGAAGATCCATGAAGTTAGGATCCCACCTAGCCAGGAGCGACCCTTTGGAAATATAACGACACAGCTTAGCAAAGATACCACAAGCTTTGTCACAGAACTCATAGAGATTCAGCTAAAGATGCAGCGGCGCGTCCCCTGTAACGCTTGGCTAGCAGCTCTTTGCTCCAGATGTTCAGCTCATGCAGGTAAACTACACCTTTTCGGATGCTTTTGCCTGCTCATAACAAGTTCATCCAGCGCGAGATTTCCGCCAGCCTATCCAGTATTCTGGGGAGCGGCCAGTCGCCATTGTGCTCAACTCAACTACGCTTGAAGTCGCTGCCGGGATCCCTGGCAAAGCTGCCGGTAGAGTTGTTCCACCTGACTAATGTTGTGGCTGAGGGTATAGCGCTCCAGTACCCGTTGACGAGCCTTCATGCCTAAGAGCTGCGTAAATTCCCGTTGATCCCGCAACAAAGGCAGCAAAGTTTGCAGTTCAGCCGTCACCCGCGTTGGATCAAGCAGGATCCCGGCCCCACCCGCCAAAACCTCACCATCCGCCCCCACGTCGGTGGCTACAGGGGCTAGTCCACAGGCCATAGCCTCCAAAAGAGAGAGCGATAGGCCCTCGATTAAAGAGGGCAAAATAAATACGTCGGCCCCGCGCAAGATCTCGATACGCTGTTGATCCTCAGCTACATACCCCAGCCAGTGGATCCCGTGCTGAGCGTTGTAGAAGGGCTTGAGGCTGTTGACCAGCGGCCCATCCCCCAAAATCAACAGACCACAGCTCTCCCCCATTTGCGATTGCTTCCAAGCTTTGAGCAGAGCCTCTAGATTTTTCTCCGGGGAAACCCGCCCTTGATAGACAAAAACTCGCTGCAACCCCAGCCGCTGTTTCAAGCTGGAAGGGCCAGGAGCATATTTGTCTACATCGACCCCATTGGGAATGACCGCCACCTGTTCCCCCCTCACCCCCAACTTGATCAGAATCTCCCGTTGGGTTTCAGAGAAAACAATGGTGCGATCGTAGTTGGCGAGCGAGGGAGCATAGATCTGATAAGCCAAGTGTTGGGTGCGGGAGGCAATGTTACGCCGCCGTCGGTCAAATGCGGGGTGGAAGGTCGCCACCAGAGGTTGCTGAAGTTCGGCACAGATCTCCGGTAACACAAAATCAATTGGGGAAATCGTCAAGGAGGCATGCACCAGATCTGGCTTGAGCTCCCGCAGGGCTTGGGTCAGCACCCGGGTGGCGTTAGGGGTTGGGATCGTATAAATCTGGGATTTGTACAGGCAAGGCAAAGAAACATCCCGTCCATCCAATTCCGCCCGCCAATCCCCACCGGATCCCTTCCCTTTGTCGGGCTCGGAAGATTGACCTTCCTGGGTGAAGTGAAAAAAGCTCACTTGGTGCCCCCGATCCAGGAGACCGTTGGTCACCTCGCGGCTATAGGTGACATTGCCACAGAAGGGGGTTTTCTTGCCTATCCAGGCGATGTGCATGGGTCGATCCCTATTGAGCTAAGAAAGGGGAAGCTGCAAGGGGAGGCTTCAGCATTGAGCCTCCCTTAAGGCTAGCAGAGTCGGATCCCACTCCAGACAATAACCTCGAAAAGGGATCCCTGGGTCTCAACTTGTTTTGCGCGTGATCAAGCTTGATTTACGGGATGGGAAAGTGTCCTTTTTCATCCCGACCCAACAGGCCCCAGGTGTAGAGGCCAAACAGCCCCGCCGTAATCGCCAGCCCAAGAAACACCCAGGATAGACCCAGGTAGGTCTCTGCTACCCCCGTCAATACCAACGGCAAGCTGAGGGCGATATTGGCCACATTGTTCTGCAATCCAAAAACCTTACCCCGCAGCTGTTCGGGGGTTTCTTCCTGGATCAAGGTTTGCATCGGTACCGCCACCAGCGCTCCGGCGCAGCCCAGTAGGGCGATCAATCCCAAACTGGGGAACAACCTATCGGTTGTCCAGGCCAGGGATCCCAGAGCCACACAGAGCAACACCGAGCCCAGACCACTCCAAGCTCGGCGGCTCACCTGTCGACCCGTATGCCCCACCCAAAAGGCCCCGATCCCCATGCCCAACCCGGCGGCAGCCAGCAACACCCCAAACTGATCCGGCTCCAGCTCCACCATCACCTCCGCCATGCGCACCGCCAAAACCGCCAGTGCCGCAAACAGAGAGTAAAGCACCACCACCTGTACCAGAGCTGCTTTGATGGCTGGCATCTGTCCAATGTATTGAAGCCCCAGTTTCAGGTCTTCCCAAACGTGAGGAGCCTGTTGACTGTGGGGTTCTAACTTCTCGTGAGGCTGTAGAAACACCAACAGGGATCCCGCCAAGAGGTAAGCTGCCCCCACCAGCAATTCAGGCCCCACCTCCAAGCTCGGCAGCCAGGTGCGCACCCAATGATCCGTCAGGGTTAGCAAGGGTTCTCCGATCGCAAACCCGACGATCACCGAAGCCATCATCGTGGTGGTGTAGAGGGAGTTGGCCGCCAGCAGATCTCGTTTGGGGAGGATCAGCGGCAAGGTTGCCTGTTCGGCAGGGGCAAAAAACTGGGTCAGGGTAGAGACGGCAAAGCTAACCAGCAGCAGCCCTGCAAATCCCAAGGGCATCCCTGGCCAAAGCTCATGATGAGCGGTGAACCAGAGCATCGGCGGCAGCGACAGCACCAAGCCCCCCCGCACCCAGTTGGAGGCCACCAAAACGCCTTTTTTCAGCCAGCGATCGACAAACACCCCCGCTACACCGCCAAACAGCATCGCCGGTAGCGTAAAAGCCAACATGATCGCCGACACCCAACCGCTGATGGAGGCCCCTTCTGGCTGAAACTGGCTGGAGACCAACCCAATCAGCAACACCAACAACACCTTGTCCGCCAACTGCGAACACACTTGCCCCATCCACAGCAGCAGGAAGTTACGGCGGCGCAACACAGCCACGAAATTGGCTAGGCCAGGCCTAGACAAACCTTCCTCTTCTTTTTGGGCTTCAGTTTTGGGATCTTCGAGGGGCGGGTCTAGCATGGGATCCCTGCACCCCGATTCAACCCAGTGGGGGGTGGAGTTTGCCTCCGGCAAAGGATCTTCTTCTGAGCGTGCAAACCAATCTGGGGTCGATGGGTGGGCGAGATCCTGCGGATGGGGATGCAAGTGGTGGCAATCCTCCTCCCCTTCCAACCAGTCCCATCGTTGCTCCAAGGTCATAGTGCTCCCACCGCGACATACTCATTTCTCCAGCCTTAGCCTTGCAATGGAGACCAATCACCGCTGGCGAACCGGAAATGAGGTGCCCCGATCTTATCTCGGCCTGTCTCGCAATCAAAGGATAGAAATCGGAGAGTTCAAGATTCTGCTGAGGCGAGCGAGCGCAAGGGATCCGGAATCGACTCGCTTGGAGCTACGAAGCTGCCCTTTTCCACAAAGGTAAGGCGCACGCTTAACCAACGAATGAAGTCAGCATCGGTCGACACCACAGCCCCCAAAGCACCGCTGAGTTTGTCTCGCAATGGCCTCAGATCAGCGGCTTCCATAAAGGCAGGCTCAGGCACCCAAAAGAAATCAATAGGCCGTTGGTGTTCCCCATAGTAGCGACGGCGTTCCTCCAGCACCTCCTCTAGGGGCTCAGAACGCAAGAAAGACAGGCTGGCAACAACAAAATGGTAGGTGACAGGTTCGGCAGCAGACATACTTCCTGTAACGGTAAAGAGCATAGCCAGGCGTTCACGGCCAAGGCGCATCATACCCCGAATGCTCTGTCCCTCAGAAATTGGCAGATTTGAGCAAATGCAGGGCCGGATCCCGAGAACTACAGAAAGCTTGACACTCCTCCAGCTGTTGCAGAACAGGCAACCGGGTCATCAACTCCTCTGCAGGCATGTAGTGTTCCAAAGCTTGTCTGAGGGTAGGTAGAGCCTGTGCTGCCCATTCCTGAGCCCAAAGTGAGGTTTCAGGGATCCCTGTCTGCTCCAGCAACTCCTGGCAAAGAGCAGCAGAACGCTCCAGATCCCCGCTGCGCTGGTAGGCTATCACCAGAGCAACCTGGGCCAATACACATTCCGAGGGATCCATCCGAGAGCCGTTGCGCTCGCTGGGGCGGCGAAGTGTGCTCTCTTGAATCGAACAGCAGTAACAAAAAGATTCGAGAAGGTTGATCGCCTCCAG contains:
- a CDS encoding glycosyltransferase family 4 protein, which encodes MHIAWIGKKTPFCGNVTYSREVTNGLLDRGHQVSFFHFTQEGQSSEPDKGKGSGGDWRAELDGRDVSLPCLYKSQIYTIPTPNATRVLTQALRELKPDLVHASLTISPIDFVLPEICAELQQPLVATFHPAFDRRRRNIASRTQHLAYQIYAPSLANYDRTIVFSETQREILIKLGVRGEQVAVIPNGVDVDKYAPGPSSLKQRLGLQRVFVYQGRVSPEKNLEALLKAWKQSQMGESCGLLILGDGPLVNSLKPFYNAQHGIHWLGYVAEDQQRIEILRGADVFILPSLIEGLSLSLLEAMACGLAPVATDVGADGEVLAGGAGILLDPTRVTAELQTLLPLLRDQREFTQLLGMKARQRVLERYTLSHNISQVEQLYRQLCQGSRQRLQA
- a CDS encoding MgPME-cyclase complex family protein, producing MMRLGRERLAMLFTVTGSMSAAEPVTYHFVVASLSFLRSEPLEEVLEERRRYYGEHQRPIDFFWVPEPAFMEAADLRPLRDKLSGALGAVVSTDADFIRWLSVRLTFVEKGSFVAPSESIPDPLRSLASAES
- a CDS encoding MFS transporter, with protein sequence MLDPPLEDPKTEAQKEEEGLSRPGLANFVAVLRRRNFLLLWMGQVCSQLADKVLLVLLIGLVSSQFQPEGASISGWVSAIMLAFTLPAMLFGGVAGVFVDRWLKKGVLVASNWVRGGLVLSLPPMLWFTAHHELWPGMPLGFAGLLLVSFAVSTLTQFFAPAEQATLPLILPKRDLLAANSLYTTTMMASVIVGFAIGEPLLTLTDHWVRTWLPSLEVGPELLVGAAYLLAGSLLVFLQPHEKLEPHSQQAPHVWEDLKLGLQYIGQMPAIKAALVQVVVLYSLFAALAVLAVRMAEVMVELEPDQFGVLLAAAGLGMGIGAFWVGHTGRQVSRRAWSGLGSVLLCVALGSLAWTTDRLFPSLGLIALLGCAGALVAVPMQTLIQEETPEQLRGKVFGLQNNVANIALSLPLVLTGVAETYLGLSWVFLGLAITAGLFGLYTWGLLGRDEKGHFPIP